Proteins from one Leptonema illini DSM 21528 genomic window:
- the lpxK gene encoding tetraacyldisaccharide 4'-kinase, whose protein sequence is MCRLLARLYLAVHKRTFARRLQNSRSFPGHRIISVGNLSAGGTGKTPVTIELALALLSQRKSVLICLRGYKGRSRSGLLVGDERGVHLTAEHAGDEAVLIAVRLLEYARLHEGARFAVAAGPDRADLIDRFGAQRDVVILDDAFQNPSVRRDLDIVLIDATVPYSRMILLPCGRFREDLTALERADVVLLTRTNLAPDSALIWKRLIKDRYPNLPIFSIGIRTHRISAPLAPDGRAQSVAAFCGIGNPDSFFRVLEEAGIDVAKRFVFKDHHRFNERDLAVLKGCGLPLVTTEKDAARLGERLASLGRVLVVRPEIYDADRNDETRLWSRLTSLTERQAQE, encoded by the coding sequence GTGTGTAGACTGCTTGCACGTCTGTATCTGGCCGTCCACAAACGTACCTTTGCCCGTCGGCTGCAAAATTCGCGAAGCTTCCCCGGGCATCGCATCATCTCGGTGGGCAATCTCTCTGCGGGCGGTACGGGCAAAACGCCCGTTACGATCGAGCTTGCACTTGCTCTGCTAAGCCAGAGAAAATCGGTTCTCATCTGCCTGCGCGGCTATAAAGGCCGCAGCCGTTCCGGGCTTCTTGTAGGAGACGAGCGGGGCGTACATCTGACGGCCGAGCATGCAGGCGATGAGGCGGTGCTCATTGCAGTCCGGCTGCTGGAATATGCGAGACTTCATGAGGGCGCACGATTTGCCGTAGCGGCCGGCCCGGATCGTGCCGACCTGATCGATCGATTCGGCGCTCAAAGGGATGTGGTGATTCTTGATGACGCCTTTCAGAATCCCTCCGTGCGGCGTGACCTCGATATCGTGTTGATCGATGCTACCGTTCCGTACTCAAGGATGATACTTCTTCCCTGCGGGCGCTTTCGCGAGGATCTGACTGCGCTTGAGCGGGCCGACGTCGTCCTTCTTACAAGAACCAATCTTGCGCCTGATTCGGCCCTCATCTGGAAGAGGCTGATAAAGGATCGTTACCCGAATCTACCGATTTTCAGCATCGGCATTCGAACGCATCGAATCTCTGCGCCTTTAGCGCCAGATGGCAGAGCGCAGTCGGTGGCCGCCTTCTGCGGCATCGGGAATCCTGATTCTTTTTTCAGAGTTCTGGAAGAGGCCGGAATCGATGTGGCAAAGCGATTCGTCTTCAAAGATCATCATCGATTCAACGAAAGAGATCTTGCAGTATTAAAGGGATGCGGTCTACCTCTTGTTACGACAGAGAAGGATGCGGCTCGACTCGGCGAACGCCTCGCCTCGCTCGGCAGGGTTCTGGTCGTCAGGCCAGAGATTTATGATGCCGACCGAAATGATGAAACAAGGCTGTGGTCTCGGTTAACCTCGCTGACGGAGAGGCAGGCTCAAGAATGA